ACATTGCAGGTAATGAAAACAAGTTCAAATTGGATAACTTCgaccaaaattcaaaaaatccgCGAACAAGAAGATGGGTGGCGACGAATCAGAACGATCGAAGTGGTGAACCAATTTCGATGgtggagaaaaataaaagcgATGGCCATGAATCCAATTAAAACAACCACAACCAAAGGTAGAAAAAGGATCGAAAATCAGTGGGTGCAGGGGTGTGGGTGTGGGTGTGGGTGTTTATGAGGGAGGTATAGTTGAGAGCGTACCTGAGATTGACGTTGATAGTGAGAAGAGATCAAGAGATGGGGATCGGATTGGGTCAGTGGATTTTATACATTTAATGCCAATAGGAAGCTGCACCCTCGGAATTAGGGAGAAACTAGCGAAGCTTCCTTCCACACGTGTGGCGAGATCCGATGATGTTTGATTTTGTGTTGTGTCTGATTAAACGTCGTCGTTCCTTGGGCATAAGGCAGTGCAGGAACCCCCAAgacaaaaaagaaggaaaaaatctTCCGTTGCCGGGAATCGAACCCGGGTCTCCTGGGTGAAAGCCAGATATCCTAACCGCTGGACGACAACGGATTTGTTTAATACCTtgcaaaatctaaaaatatttaaagacatTCAATTCTTGTTCTCACAGACTTTTTAGACGCAGATatgagatacaaaattattaaattcttcaattttatattttcttcttttctatcGAATaattacaaacttcaaaataaaacacaaaaatcaatacaatttttataaatataaaaataaaaataatattaaaagattatattcaATGACAATGCTAAACCCACAGACGGTGTAGCCTAAGAGAAGTCACCGAGAAGACAATTTGGcattttttgttctattttatacatttttttagtcctcttaaacattttttaaaaaaatcacaacattattaaaaaaatatttaattaatcattaagtaaaaaaaaaaaaaattgggaccCATTATCAGGATGCTTTGTCGGGATACAAagtattttcttataaaaaaattctattaattatctccacacattatatatatttttatttttacttttttccttACAAAATGTGTGATGTATAGGTAATGAGCAGAAGAATTTAactagtttaagaaaaataaatttagtgtGTGGTGTGTAAAAATGATAAGTAGCGGAACTCTTTTCCTATATTCAAACAAgttttttactttataatatttttattcaattttttctatcttattttttaaaattcaataaaatatcttaattccaATTTCGTATCACTACCCCTcctctcattctcttcctcttctcatCAAAAGTTGCATCCCAATTTAATTTATAGCATCCTAACTCAGGTTTTACCCACCTCACCACACCATTAGAAGCCTGTGACCCAAAGATTTGATTAATACTTACACTTTGTGCATGTTGAAAGCTTTCAAGTTCATTTTTTGCCCTAAGCCATAGTTGAGTAGGGCTATCACACACTCATTTAAAAACGTGCTTGTTTCTCCTTAGCCATATACGTCTGAAAACACAAGAGATAAGATCCAGGGTTGGTTGTTCATATTGCATGATCAAACCTTTCTAgatgaaacaaaaatcaatcttCATACGTTTAAATTTCTGTAAAGGGCTATGGCTATCTGCCCATATATCTTGAGCAGCCACACATCCTCACAACGCATGAGAATTTATTTCTGCATCTTGAAAACAAATGGGACAGCAATCATCCTTTATCAGGTGCCTCTTAAAAAGATTCATCTTTATAAGAAAGCCTCACTAACAACTTTCCACATAAACACTTTGACATTATTAGAAAGTTTTAGCTGCCAAATCTATAACGTGAAAGGGGATTTAATAGCATCTGCTAGTTGGTCAAGGGTTTATGTGTAGAATCCTCTTATTGTCGAAATTCTAGCTTTGGAGAGAGCAACTGATTTTAGCAATGAGATAAGCTTACATAGGTCATTTTTTAAGGTGTTGCACTCCAATTGGTCAGGGATATCCAGAATTCAAATGCAAGTTGGGCATGGTATAGGCataaagttgaagatttgaagaaGTTCTTTGCACTTGGAACTAATTGTTGCATGAAATTACAAATTCAGCCCTAGAGATGGGAATGTGAGTTAcaattcttgtatttttttaactttaatagTCTTTACAATTATCcattaaatatgtcacatcggTAAGAATAATTGTGAGTTacataaaaatttgataatcaAGTTCTtgttataaaaacataaataaatgtattcctaatttaaaaaataataacttaattttttaaaaattcttacATATGGCAGCTTATGATTCTATTAgggaataattttttcaattttttctgatTTTGCTTGGGGAAGTAAAATTGCTAGATCAATCATGGTTAAACGACGTCGTAGACTTATAGaaagtgaaaattaattttttttggtagTGGACTTTAAGGGCGAGGAAAATAATGGTCAATTAATTTTAGAAatgaatatttgaaaaagataACTGTTACAtacataaagaaattatatataaaaaaatttatagactGATATAATTTCATAAGATCCATTAgatttactttttaataaaaataattttacaatttgatatACCACATCgagtcatatcaatttatgaatttacttttatgtctaaagtatttctctatgGAAAACTATCTTTATTTCACTTATAACTAGGAAGAACAATAATTCTTGAcaatatttaaatgtattataattactaattttaaattgaaagatTAAGGTActgtttagataatgagttgagattagataaaagataaaaattaaaagttaaataaaatattattataatattattttttaatattattattgtttagaaatttaaaatagttgaattgtttattatactttgtgTAGCAATTTAGaaatattgtaatgatgagatttgaattgtttatcaataaaagatgatttttttttttttttcttccttccccAATTGATAAAAAGGCAAAAGGATGTATAATTACGTTCTCAAAAGCATCTTAAAGGGAAAATGAAAGTGAGAAGGAGAGACGAAGGCAATGAAAGCAACAAGTtacaaagaaaattcaaaagcaTTACAATTACAAAGAAGATTCAAGGAAATACACCTCTTGCAATCAACCATCTTTACAACACCAAAACATTACAGACCACTCTGCcgcaaacacacacacacacacacacatatatacatgctataaataaatataaaggaGTCAGAATTTAGGATTTCTAGGAACAGCATGATGCCTTTGTCAGCaagcaaaagaaaatagaaCGAAGTCCcacttttattgttttcttcttAGCAAATATGAAGTCTTCTTCTCAAGTACTGCCACCAGGGTAAACGCAGTTGTTATAGCCTGCAGCAAAATGAAAGAGACTTGTTGAAAATAACAGACTTGTAGAGAAATGGAAATCTCCTACTAAAGATGGAAAATTCTTCTAAAGCAATCAATAGCTATAAtaatgcacaaaacaaaaattacaaagtTTTAACATTAATCATGGGAGCAATGTTAGGGAAGTTCCAGATTGAACAATAGAAAAATTCAAGATAGGAAAGCGTTGAATCCCCACCTAATATGTCTTGATTTAAGCTTGGAATGGTTATTGGTTGTGTTGTAATGACATTGACATGGGGAAAACAACAAAAGAGTGTTGTTTTAGAGAACTTACTGGGATTTTTTGATGAAAGGGTGGCTGTTTGTGAGAAGTCACAGTTCCATGGATTCCGACCAGCAGTTTGATAAACGAGATTCATGGCATAAGCAGCATGGCTAGCCAGTGTATTAGGCTCAAAACAAGCCCCGCCTGGTTGGATTGGACTACAGTCAATACCGTGTCCACAAGCATAATCCAAATTTGCCTGCAATTGGGCATCTGAGACTCCTACCTTTGGCACACACCACACTGCTTTCTTCGACCCCGGTGAAGGATTAGCCGGAGTCGGCGTAGGATTGACCGGAGTCGGTGCTGGATTGACTGGAGTTTTTGGCATAGACGAATCCTTCAAGCAAAAGAATTTGTGTCAGTAAAGCTTATCAAACCAAATAACCAACTACTACTACATATCAAACAGCAAAAGTATAGATGAGGATTTTGTAGCTGATGCTTAACCACTGATAATTCCTAAAAACAAAACTATGGCTTATAAAACGATTAACAACAAACATATTGTGATACTAGATATCTGctacaaaaaaaatgatgttggaAAAAGCATATTTTTGGCAGAACATTGAGGATTCATTAACTTGAATTGCATTGAAAAAGGCATTGCAGCCTCACCTGTCTGGTCTTGGAGAGACCAACATCATAGGTCATGGTCAAATCAGTCTTGTAAAGTCCGAATGCTCGCTCAGAGCCAGCTCCAGGCTTTAAATCCTCATCGTATAGTGCAAAAAGATATGTATCCACCGATTTGCCCGGCATCAATGGCGTCCCCACCATCGACCTCAGGTGAGCAATCAAATTACCGTTATAAGCCTTGGCATTCTCAACACTTGCGCCCACCTCATTGGGATCTCCTTTGTACGGCCATCCGGTCTCGGCTACCATAATCTCGACGTTCTTGAAGCCCATAGAGTTCAACGCAGAGCGAACGGCGTCCAGTTGAGCATCGAACATGTTCATGTAATTGATCTTCGTGTTCGGGTCGAATCGCCCTCCGTTTGGCTGGAAAAGACAGAACGCCAGAGTCTCCGGCCTCGGGTCTCCCCGATAGGCGAAGTAAGGGTACGGATTGATCGTAAACGGCGAACCAGTCGCGTTTAAGAATCCCAACAGACCTTTCATCAAGTCACTGGTGCTCGGGTCGAAACTTCCGGTGGACGGAGGCTCAGACTGCTGGAGCACCGCCATGGCGTGGACTGTCGACACTTTAATCTTCCCTCCCAGTGAAGCATCATTGAGCGCGTTTTGAATGTTCTGTATAGCCGGTAGAAGCTGATCCATTAAGCTCCGCTCGCCGAAAGTCAAGACCTCGTTACCAACGGTGATGAGGATTATCTTGCTCGCAGGGTAAAAGGGAATCACGTTTGAGTTGATCCAGCTTTTGGCGAAATTAGGGTCAGATGCTAGGGCAGGAATGTCACCGTTGGAGGCACCGATTACGATTCCGATTCCGGTATTTCCCAGGGCTTTGATGATGGCCGGGTCGGATCCGTAAAGTCGGACTTTCTGGATTGATGTGGATTGGAGAAGCTTCGCGGTGGCTGCAGGTGGTGGGAGGTTGTCGGCGACTTGCCCATAATTCACGCCAATGAACGATTGGGAGTctacaaaaattagattttacaccgttacaaaaaattgaaaggaaatTTAAAACTCGAATACTGAAACTGGCTGAGTAATGGGAATAAGTCTACTTAACactttacacacacacacactctctctctctctctctctctctctctctgtgactcTATTTTCCTTTGATTTCTTGGCTACCAAACGGggaaatacttttttattggcGGGAAGCCGTTACGTTCAAAAGAATTAACCATAAGACGAGGGTCAACTGGTGTCCGTTTTGTCCTCTCAGCACGAAGACCAGATGGGAACAAAGAAAAAGCAAGCATTTACGTAAAGACATACGAAATATGATATCCTCAaacagaaccaaaaaaaaaaaaatttgaaaagaactGAACAGCCCACACAAGCTTGTGAGAAAATTCAATTTCTGAGGAACGAGAGGACCAAACCGACaaccttttttttaacaaaaaaagcCATGCATGCCTTCTCCGAGAAGGAAATTCAGAGAGGCAGAGATCCAAACAcacacaaacaaacaaacaaaagcaCAAATATATAGCGCTCATGTAAACTGGAAAACGAATTACAAACTTACGAGCGACATGGACAGCAAGAAAGAGGGTGAGAAAGACGAAAGGCGAGGCATAAGGAAGAACCGCCATAGGAGAAGAGAGCTCTCTGTTTCGCATGTTACGGAGCAGAGCTGTCGGGTAGCTAGAAGTGGGGATGTTTAGAAGCAAAGGCctctctttttattaaaaaaaaagggagaaattCCACAagcagaaaaggaaaaaggccAGTGGGTGTTACTTCTGTGCTAAGTAAAAAGAGTTTCTATTATTGTCGTAGAATattatgtttttgtttaatataagGAACACGCACAAGTGTTGGCAAGCTTTGAGAAGGTTTGGTATCATTCATGCACAAGCAAGCTTTACATTAACCATAAGCAAAGCTTTCAGGCATTCAAATTCTTAGCTGGCCACTTTACTAGTCCCTATCTTACCGTCATTGTCATTCCATATCTTTAAGACTAATGTTAGTTCAGTCTAGTCTCCACGTGGATGATAGATGATCTagttaatttgtaaataataatattttatgagttctatatgtttgaatgtatgaaatatattgaaatagatttaacttttaacataaaattgaaaaagtagttAGTCATCAATGATTGATTTGAGATGGATTAAGATAATCTTGACATTCAAACATAGCCTTAGTGTTTGCAAATCTcgcttaattttttaaaaaaaatgaggtccattattaataaataatttttttacgcGAGTATCaaatttacctattttttaaaaaatgagtatgCGAAACTTACATACTAtaagactgcaaatatcatttatcatattataaacATACTTTTTTCAATTACAAATCGATAAATTATAGGACTAAAATCATTAAGTttgttttttattgattttattttttgaattataatatttgttttagaattttttcaaGGACTTTTCTCCGGTCGCattgtatttaataattttataatctaatttatCCATGAAAAAATGCATAATCATCATTATACTTGCAAAATATGACTACCAATTTGTTGTCTTTAGTATATTGTCATTACTATAGGGTATTTTATCTATTATTAAGCCATACAACCATTCCTACATTTAATGATCATGAATTTAAAAGATGCTACCAATTTGTTGTCttaggtactgtttggccacatgaaattctcatttcaaatataaaattctcatcttatcattacaattttttcaaatcctcatataaaatataataaacaattcaactttttcttaactttttcaaatctcaatacaataataatattaaaatataatattttaatatttaatcttaaaactcaaaattctcatatgaaaaatctcagtggccaagcagaaccttaagacttgttcttcttccttttaTAATGCATTTACAACAACAGTTGTGGAAACTAAGTTCCAGCTTATTGGTAATTTGATCTTGTGTATTTTGTTAGAggaattatgtattttaattatttataattttgtatcaaataatttatatttttattggtaATATTGTAAGACTCAAATGTTgttcttatttctctttgaattataaaaatttatcgacgaaatttttttaataatttatattaaaaatatgcaaAGACAAACCTAATCAAcaatgacaaaaaaataaaaataaataaataaataaacaaacaaaagaaggaaaaacctaatcaacaatacaaaaaagaaaaaaacctagtcaacaccaccaatgccaccacaacaaaaaataaataaataaataaacattataacttttctaaattttcacaaaaaaaaaaagtcaactttttcaaatcttaaaacaaaaataatattaaaaa
This is a stretch of genomic DNA from Carya illinoinensis cultivar Pawnee chromosome 15, C.illinoinensisPawnee_v1, whole genome shotgun sequence. It encodes these proteins:
- the LOC122297460 gene encoding glucan endo-1,3-beta-D-glucosidase yields the protein MRNRELSSPMAVLPYASPFVFLTLFLAVHVAHSQSFIGVNYGQVADNLPPPAATAKLLQSTSIQKVRLYGSDPAIIKALGNTGIGIVIGASNGDIPALASDPNFAKSWINSNVIPFYPASKIILITVGNEVLTFGERSLMDQLLPAIQNIQNALNDASLGGKIKVSTVHAMAVLQQSEPPSTGSFDPSTSDLMKGLLGFLNATGSPFTINPYPYFAYRGDPRPETLAFCLFQPNGGRFDPNTKINYMNMFDAQLDAVRSALNSMGFKNVEIMVAETGWPYKGDPNEVGASVENAKAYNGNLIAHLRSMVGTPLMPGKSVDTYLFALYDEDLKPGAGSERAFGLYKTDLTMTYDVGLSKTRQDSSMPKTPVNPAPTPVNPTPTPANPSPGSKKAVWCVPKVGVSDAQLQANLDYACGHGIDCSPIQPGGACFEPNTLASHAAYAMNLVYQTAGRNPWNCDFSQTATLSSKNPSYNNCVYPGGST